From Brassica rapa cultivar Chiifu-401-42 chromosome A06, CAAS_Brap_v3.01, whole genome shotgun sequence:
CCCGCATCCTGTACAGacataagaaaatttaaaatatgaaataaatattatataatttttagaaataacAGATTTTACAATATAGTACTACCGTCTTTTGGGAGAATTCATCAGCCATGAAAAAAAACTGGTAGTCAATATTTGAGATGGACGAGAAGGAACACAataacgtcagtatgaagaaGCAGATATTGTGTGTCTATATAATTGCAACgccacaaaatattttgtgtgtttaagaagatactttcattaaaaaaaatggaataaatagtgtatagttttagaagtaacatattttatattatcattagttagaattgtattgtatatgtgtcgtaattctttatttaggtgaataatattattttccataaatactaaacaaacatttatgtagacatattaaaagaaaatataaaaaaattaaaatattatccataaataatataaattataaaatacatttctcgataaagaaagcaaattcaattagaaacgtgcgaaaaattaaataaattttgtaagcaatttgacggattaacattatttgatagatttataaatttctaaattttattgaatatgaaataatattaaattgacataccgtcatcggtctcctaactcatcacaacccatctggcaaatacaaaaaataaataattgtaacagtttatatattttaaaatttgtatttgaaaaaagtagattaaaattacgtactgtgactacggaatattctaaaaattttgtttatagacaacattcaatgtttttgtcttcggcttcccttctttaccagttattagaatttttaatccagatctcgacttaactcttgaaagtgcaactttgccttgcattttgtaagcattttataaattattttaaaattatgataaatttattctttaaacaacgataaataatttaaaaataatattaataaacatttttggattttgtaatatttaaaatagttattatataactatattcgaacacagttcatcaagtagaggataaaactattataattatcttatataaaattttgttcattttattttataggttataaatattaaaagtaataaataaaacattattagtctttcaataatttcgagaatagtttccataaattgttatttgtaatattcgttagattatatggcaagtgatgttaatcgtcaataagttaaacaattcttccatatttggaaaacatatatatatatatatatatatatatatatatatatatatatataacaatgacaaattaaatagtaaactatgtaaacacctgttttctaccagcgtgagttggaacaccgccgtatttaagaatcataagggcctctacaggtctttcttcttcgccttcaccatcccacttcagcggcttcagttgaaccttcctgtatatccctgagaaatttcctccctacgccattccaaaaggttctctgctgtgagaaaatgacctcatgaattaaataaaaaatgcatgatgctagcttacttataagatagtatattcaacaaaaagaatgatataagatagtattactaaataatactatgtaatactttcccggacaatattcaacaaaaagagagaaagtactaaagaacctcttcaagaactgctttaacttggcgaagcttctcagcatattcaatcaaggttttctggatcactatcactctcacgacctggtctacatataaaaaaaaagaagaccatattgtcgttaccagtattcaacacatggaaaagatagaccagacatgctttctggagacaagacacaaagagttgagttcagggttctaaagatgaggagcctttgcgtctaaacacatatttcttagcacacaagcagcattgtcgtaataccttaatagtatgagaggagagatttgtgaataatactttaaagaatgaaaagatgtttgtattttaagaccttgagtgtctcttatatatatatacagtcgatttattctcatattaatgattttaatattttgcacaataaataaaaaaatcgtttaaagaaatatattaaatgtgtattgtcaaaaaatgatttgcatatgatatgattttaacttgcgcaagtaatccatattagaaaggtaagttattaaaaacaaacaacctaattagaaacattaaaatattttgtaagcaatataataaatatgatatcaacatgcgcaagtttaccgtttgaataataaagaaagtttttaatatttgtcttaattctaaatcttgcccaagggtaaactaaatcgataaaatttaatgatttcaacttgcgcaagtaatccatattgtgaataagtgatttgcatatttaatgatttcaacttgcgcaagtaatctatattagaaaggtaagttattaaaaacaaattttgtcaataagttatttccatatttaatgatttcaacttgcgcaagtaattcatattagaaaggtaagttattaaaaacaaacaacctaattagtaggggtgggcactttacccgatatccgaagtggcacccgaacccgatccgaaaaacccgaactgaaatccgaaccgaagtagcaaaatacccgaacgggtattgaataaggagagattgtatacccgaacccgaacggataatacccaaacccaaatggatatccgaagataaccgaacatatgtataattaaccttatatttctagtttacatctctcattttatataaaataattatattgatactacacatactttaagttcatatgatatacatacaattacgaaaaaatgatttgctactcacttaaaatgcatgtcaagtttattatttaaaaaataaacaaaaagttacatccgaaatttaaaaacaaataactaaattaatgcatttttagttttaaaatgttatgtccaaatctattaactattcaatctattaaaaataaaaaattagttaactgaaaattatatttttaaatataaaaaacttgagaaatgaaaattttaattgtttttttcaaaatctaaatatctgaaccagatccgaaataaacaaatccaaactaaaaatacccgaacccgacccgaagtacagaaatacccgaacaggttctacacctctataccgaaatacccgaaaatctgaaatatccgatccgaacccgaacgggtacccaaggctaaactaaatcgataattatgatcccctagctatatatgagcttaacgaaatcgacaatagttttgggcttgtctacataagcgattgattaaaataaatgaaaaaaaaaattcaaaaaaatcagccaatagaattataacgtttttcctgagaagctctatatgagtgccacctcagcagaactcactaaagtgacttctcttttaatgtataggtgGATGTGATCATAAGAGCATCTGCATCAATGAACCTTGAGGGGATCATgactttaatattatattttttttttatttttttcgtttgattttttttaaaaaaaaataataataataagtatatCAATCGTGGATCGCCACGTAACGTGGAATCTGCGTTACAGTGATAAACCGGGTTCATCCCAGTAAACAAGCAAGGACTGAGTTCATAAAaatgagaatatttttttttttttttgaaaggtGTGAACCTCTGCATTGAACTCTCAATGCAGATGCTAAGAAAGTAATTTTCGTATTATACAGATAGAAAGAAAGATAAGTAAGGCCccttaaaacaaaaacaaacaggAAGATATATGTAAGTAGTATTCAATGAATTTGCAATTGGTTGACAACATAAGAGTACAACAAACAATTCGTGGCATTTGAGATTTGTGCGTTTCGATGAGCGTTGGCCTTTGTATATTTAGTCTTTTAATGTTTGTTAAAAGCATGCTTGATTAAGCGGGTTTAGTATAATACAGAGAAAAAAGCGTAGTTCATTAGTTTATTCCTTACAAATCCAAAACAAATCTCTTAAATAATCACTTACTAATTAGCAGTGAAGAAAGAAGGACCGGGTTAGCCGTATGAAAGTATACCATGGCTGTGATTCTCCCTCGCATTGGGCCTCCTGCCATTCTTTTGCCTCCTTGATTTACCAACCATGAAGCATGCATGTGAAGTGCTTGTGAAAGTATTCATTCTCCTGGACTCGGTGAACGCTAAGCAGGTATCGAGCTCTTTACATACTTGGTAGACCGTTTGGCTACGGCTAATCTGATgaatatcatcatcatcatttagTCCATCCATTTTTTTCTAAGCGAAAGCTAAATATCCTTCACCAAACATAGCTATTCTTTTGACTCATTGCGTCTAAACCTATGTTTGTGTAGCTAAGTAGCAATTTGGGTAAATCAAGTAGTATCTACACCGAGaatattttatgatatgtttCATAACAACAAATAATGAATTTGCTCAGAGGAAGACATTACAGAAAAATCAACAACAATCCGAGATTAGTTAACTCtgtttaaaattttcttcaTAAAAAGCTCAAGGATATGATATGACACTTACGTTATTCTGTTAGTTCACTCCCTAGGCTACTAGTGATGGGACTAGTCTAGGTTAAGCCATAGATCTGCGTTAGGTTCAAGAAGGCTTTCGTGGGTAGgctacatgttttttttttaatcatcagTAAATCTTGATTTGGGATATTCCAAATCTTCATCATCTAATTGGTGATTGCTGTGTAACCTAACTAAtctaaaaatggaaatattttCACGTGGTGTCAAGAtaaatcttctttttcttcacaTAGAAAAGGTTTTTGTTCACGGACGTCATGGTAAATTCAAAGAAAAGACAGAAATGACACGCAACCAGGTGACTATACAACTTGGTATAGTTGGATAAAGATCAAAAGCAATTAAAAGATGCATAGTACAGTTTGGTTTGGTGGTTGAAAAAAATCTTGAAATGATTTTCTATGTAGGTAACGCAACTTCTCTCAGTATAATtcgtttaatttattttaattttcttcgaTAATATTAATCCACTATAATTAGTGAAGAAACTAATCCCAAAAAGCGAGGATGATGATAATTGTTAGACGTTTTAATActtgaaagaaaacaaaaaaaaaaagttggagaTGGATACGAATGACATGTCAAGTCCGACAAGGAACTACATGCACTTGTCGTCCTTCTAATCCATTGCCCACAAACATCGTTAAAGACGCAACttctttcttgtttcttcttcttcttcattactCTTCAccattttcttctcttcttcttcttgtacctTTTCTTTTGCAGACATATGGCTATGTGGTTTGCTAGATCCAGAAACCTCGTTTCTATCTTGAGACAGAACCTAGGTCTGTCGGCGACTCTCATCAAGCGCAATCACTCTTCTCCTCGCCCTGTTTTTACAAACTATCAGTTATCTTCGAGGGTGTTTTTGGATCCCTCCACGAGCTTCCGTCACGAGTCGACGGCAGTGGAGACACAGCCTGATTTGGTTCAACAGAGTGATCATGAGGATGATGCCCAGGTAATAATACTTTATTTGGTTATAATATTTATACTAGCTTTCACGTGGTTATACATACTTCATTATAAACAAAATTGGATCTAGCTCATAAAAAGAAAGAATGAATAACGATCATTTCAATTGTACAAATCCAAGGATTTAATGAGTTCTTCCAAGGAGACGttagtttttctttctttctaaacTAGTAGATATTTTCGGTTTAATGGCATTCAATCCGGTTTAGTTTCCTCATTTCAAAATTGACGATTACTTGATTCATGATTCATACTAAATCCAAAATCAAGGTGAAAATGGTTTTCATTTTGGCATGTTATTATATTAGTAATTTAGTGTCAAAGATTTCTACCgtaagaaaaatcaaaaatatcttATCTGGTGTCGGTAAGATCCGGTACGAGATCCCATACTTCACAACAACATTTGATTCATAGCCGCACAAGTCATAAGTAAAAAAGTGGGGAACACTAGTCATACGTATGAACAATTGAATGGGACCATTCTAGTGCTGTGCGGGTCCCACTTGGGGCCGTCTGATTAGTACGTGTCATTTATGTAATAATCCATTCACAGACTCACAGTGCGGACACTATTTACAACTAGGACCCCTGTTCTTATCAAACCTTTTTACATATGCCCCAGTAGTTTTTATTCTTCACACATTTAAGAGTTGTAAGCATCATATACCGATTACTATCTAAACCGTATTTTGAACTTTACCAGGAATTGGATTTTCCGGGCGGCAAAGTCGGTTACACATCTGAGATGAAATTCATACCGGAATCATCTTCCAGAAGGATTCCATGTTATCGAGTTCTTAACGAGCACGGAAAAATCATCTCCGATAGCGATTTTATTCCGGTACAGTTTTGAAAATGCACATAATCAAAGTTGGTATAATTTCGGTTTAACGCTGACCGatacatttttttgttgaagGTGAGCGAGAAACTTGCGGTTAGAATGTACGAACAAATGGCGACGCTTCAGGTGATGGACCACATCTTCTACGAAGCTCAACGTCAAGGAAGAATCTCCTTCTATCTCACTTCCGTCGGAGAAGAAGCCATCAACATCGCTTCCGCCGCCGCTCTCAGTCCAGAAGACGTCGTTTTGCCTCAGTACCGAGAGCCTGGAGTGCTTCTATGGCGCGGCTTCACGTTAGAGGAGTTTGCGAATCAATGCTTTGGGAACAAAGCTGATTACGGCAAAGGCAGACAAATGCCTATCCATTACGGCTCTAACCAACACAACTACTTCACTGTCTCCTCTCCTATCGCGTAAGAAACCAATCTTTAATTCTTGTTTCGAATGGAGCATTTTGCTGACTCTGTTTTTATTGTTCAGTACACAGCTTCCTCAAGCAGCTGGAGTAGGCTATGCTCtgaagatggagaagaagaacgCTTGTGCAGTAACATTCATTGGAGACGGAGGCACAAGCGAGGTTTCTTTAATATAAATTCTCATTTCTTGCGTAAGGGGCAACCTTTCAAgaattgaaaatttatatattttttgggttTGGATTAAAATGTATAGGGAGATTTCCACGCCGGGTTGAATTTCGCGGCGGTGATGGAAGCTCCGGTTGTGTTTATATGTCGGAACAACGGTTGGGCTATCAGCACTCATATCTCAGAACAGTTCAGAAGTATGAAACTAAACGAActtcctctgtttttctttttcagacTAAACAAAtcctctgcttttttttttgagtgaGCTTGTGTGGTTTGATTACAGGTGATGGAATTGTTGTGAAAGGTCAAGCTTACGGTATCCGAAGCATCCGAGTGGACGGTAACGATGCACTCGCGGTTTACAGCGCGGTACGCTCGGCAAGAGAGATGGCTGTAACAGAACAAAGACCTGTTCTCATCGAGGTAACTAGAGAATTATCACAAAGTGTACAACTTTTTCAATAGTAACGTGTTGGTGAAGTTTGTTTTTTTGCTGTTCTTTTTGCTTACAGGCGATGACATATAGAGTAGGACACCACTCTACATCAGATGATTCAACCAAGTACAGGGAAGCCGATGAAATCCAGTACTGGAAAATGTCGAGAAACCCAGTGAATAGGTTCAAGAAATGGGTGGAGGATAATGGATGGTGGAGTGAGGAAGATGAATCTAAGCTAAGATCTAGCACAAGAAAGCAGGTAGAGATTCCTGAAACACACACTACATTCTTGATGTTAGGATTGAAGTTATTTAGccgtttttgtgtgtttgtagcTGCTACAAGCGATTCAGGCGGCGGAGAAATGGGAGAAACAACCATTGACAGAGTTGTTTAACGATGTGTATGATGTTAAGACGAAGAATCTTGAGGAGCAAGAAGTTGGTTTAAAGGCATTAGTAGAGAAACAACCTCAAGATTATCCTACTGGTTTCCATATCTGAGTCTAGAGGAACTGTGAAGTTGAAGATCTCATTCTCATGTATGATGTATCATGTACATATTGACTTCTCATCGCAGGCTATTTATATCGTTAAAACTCAAAATTACGAGCCTTGAGAAATGTATTTTCGTCATTTAATAAGATTTCATGGTTTGTCCCATGTTCATATTTGACTTTTGACTCTTATCCAAATTTCAGAATCTTCTCTTAACATCTTGTTTTATATTTGGTTCATCAGGCAGGATCTTCTCTTAACATCTTGTACTATTGTCTCTATCCAAATTTCAGAAACTTCTCTTAGCATctcatttttgttttaatgaaCCTATACTGCCGAATAATAATCTATCTTCCAATACATTCTACCCCGTAGCTCATTCACACACGGGTTAATATGCAAAATAGACCATTTTAGTATTGCGTTGTTGATGGCTATGAATGTAAATCGGAGAACAACCGGTTGCCCTATGTACGCTAAGCAGCGGCTTTCATTTGGATAATCTTGTTCATGTGTGTGTCTTTATCGACAATATTTAAGATTTTGGCTGCTGATGTGCATCATCAACACTTTATTCGGCCTCTGAATCTTCTTTCACATTCCTTAgtaatatatatcttttagGATCCTGAAGAGAAATGTAAAACATCAACCCTTCCCAAATTCTGGCAAAACGCGTAGCTGCGCatatgaaacatatttttaatttcatttgACCATAGTAATAAGACCCATAACACCAATCCTTAGACCAAACAAGACGGCACAACCATCGCTACACAACGAAATCCCAAAATCTTAGCTCACTGCCTTAATTAGGTGTTCACTATGTGAGCTAGACAATAAAAAATAGAGGTCCTACCGGGAGTCGAACCCAGGTCGCTGGATTCAAAGTCCAGAGTGCTAACCACTACACCATAGAACCTGTTGGTATAAAACTCATACTTTTCTTTAGATAGCCCATTTGAGAATACTAAGACACTACTCCAATTTGGGTCCGGTTGATTCAGATTTTTGAATTCTTTGGTACTATAATAAGTCTCATTCGATATTTTTACTAATTTTGGATTAGTTTTGATTCTTTCCAATTGGATTTGGATCGAGTTATAACCAATATGTGATATAActtaaaaacatgaaaaaataaTGAAAGCGATAAAAATACTCACAACTAGaaataattcaaaaatctaATTATTAACTAGTTAAACTACCTAagctttaaaaaaattgaatagaAAACTATACTACAAAATCTCTAAAATactctaaaatatctaaattatcTTGACATATGTAAGAGATTAATAAATTGAACTAATTTTAGATACATTAGATCCTacttcatattttaatttgagTTATTCTTGAATCCAAAAGAACCTAGTTTTTAGACCCGTTATGATATTTTTAACTGTTAAGAtcgaattttaattttttggtttgatttcgGTTCAAATTTTGGATTTAGCTAAAATGCCAAGGCCTGCTTATTAGTGAACTACCTGAGATAAATTGAAATGGaacctttttatttaattacttTAATTGTTTGTAGAAAAGTTTATTAATTTGAACATCCATTTGAAGCTACTttgctctgtttttcttttaattaatactccctctgttttttaatataagtcgttttagaaaaaaaattatgttccaaattatatgacgttttcggttttttatgtaaaatttattaacagttAATGTTATATGaacaatgataatatatattctattttattattggttgatttgtggttaggtaaataattaatgatgtttttgtttagaaaatgtaaaaaattaataattttttttaatttgtatgcaCAATTCTAAAGcgaattatattaaaaaatagagggagtatatcttaaaaaatgcataataacaaaaataaaagacaaaCTTCGTTCTTTGGTCAACACgtgattttaagtttttgataGACAATCAGCTTTTATCTTGTTGATAGCGATACTACCAGCTAATATGACATATATTGAGTTTTATACAATAGGCCTTACTATTGGCCAACGTTTGTCCAGCCAATTTGGTTAAGTGTTATCGCGGTGATACGATAATTACGCGGACTTGAGTTGTAATTAAGATGCTTTCAAGTCCCTATTAACGAGTATAATAGATACCATGATTCACCTAAAGTAGTTTTTTCATGTAGGACGGTCATTAATGAACACTGGCTTAACACTTAACAGCTTTGAATGTCAATCTCAGAGGACACTAATAAAAACCGACAGTAAGCAACACTCTGTCTCCTAATCATTGTATATCCCTACTTATAGTCATATAGATAGAGCTTCATTTTCCGTACATATACAACTTTTTAATGGTCTCCTGGATATAATTtccttaaaaataattaactgaAAATGTAATTAATAACTAGTGAGTAATTAAGGAAAGCTTAAAATGACGACCGTGTGTTGACTCAGTTCAAGATTACTTCCACATAGCAAATCACTTACCATAATAGCAAAAACAACAAAGACTATAAGCTTGCCAACATATCCTATGATTCACTTCTTAGAACTAGTCAAACTTATAACTTAGGAATGTACGTAACTCCAATCATTTAATCACCCAAAGACTTTCagtgatgtatatatataaagcaCACTCCAATCCAGTCCTTGACAGAGTACATCATTGCAATTGCGTCACACTACAAcactaacaaaacaaaacaaaaatggagAACGAAATGATCAAGACTCAGGCTCTCATAATCGGTGCAGGACCAGCCGGTTTAGCTACATCAGCCTGTCTAAACCGGTTGAACATACCGAACATAGTGGTGGAAAGAGAGGAATGCAGTGCCTCTCTCTGGAAAAGAAGGTCTTACGATTGTCTCAAGCTTCATCTCGCGAAGCACTATTGTCAACTCCCTCACATGCCATTCCCTCCAAACACTCCTACCTTCGTCTCCAAGTCAGGTTTCATCACTTACCTTGACGAATACGCCACACGTTTCAACGTAAGCCCTAGGTACAACCGCAACGTCGAATCCGCGTATCTCAACGATGGTCGATGGATCGTGGAGGTGGGGAAAGGAGCAGAGAGAGAGGTTTACTCGGCGGAGTACTTGGTCGTGGCGACGGGAGAGAACAGCGAAG
This genomic window contains:
- the LOC103872977 gene encoding 2-oxoisovalerate dehydrogenase subunit alpha 1, mitochondrial, with the protein product MAMWFARSRNLVSILRQNLGLSATLIKRNHSSPRPVFTNYQLSSRVFLDPSTSFRHESTAVETQPDLVQQSDHEDDAQELDFPGGKVGYTSEMKFIPESSSRRIPCYRVLNEHGKIISDSDFIPVSEKLAVRMYEQMATLQVMDHIFYEAQRQGRISFYLTSVGEEAINIASAAALSPEDVVLPQYREPGVLLWRGFTLEEFANQCFGNKADYGKGRQMPIHYGSNQHNYFTVSSPIATQLPQAAGVGYALKMEKKNACAVTFIGDGGTSEGDFHAGLNFAAVMEAPVVFICRNNGWAISTHISEQFRSDGIVVKGQAYGIRSIRVDGNDALAVYSAVRSAREMAVTEQRPVLIEAMTYRVGHHSTSDDSTKYREADEIQYWKMSRNPVNRFKKWVEDNGWWSEEDESKLRSSTRKQLLQAIQAAEKWEKQPLTELFNDVYDVKTKNLEEQEVGLKALVEKQPQDYPTGFHI